ACTATTTTGGGAAAATTCGGGATATGGCTTCTTTCTGGTTATCCCCGAGCTGTAAATGAGGTGTTGAATGTTCTCATAGATAATCCTCCTTAGGTTAaggtctctttctctgtgttgctGCACCTTGTAGAAGAAATGCGCAAACTGTAAATCCTGTATGATACGCTGTTGAAAGTAGGAACACAGAGCTAagatttttttgctttatgcCACTGgccatttattttataaagctGGTAAAGATTTTGTGATTTATTCAttcaaattacatttatttgtacCTTTTAGTAGGCAATGTACAGACAGAGCTGACTGCAGTGGACCAATATGGGCTCAGACGTAAAGGGGCATGTGCAATATTACCAAGTAGCACCACCAGATCTAACAGACTGTTGAGGAAACACGTCACAGTGCATTGACAATCAGTTGAACAGGCACATAGTATACAGATGTCAAACTGCAGAGGGTAACTCACCTTAACCCGGCACTGCTCAAAGTTTTACAAAATGCCGCTGACCTGATAGCGGGTTGGAATATCACAGTCGGTTTTCTCCTGCAGAAAGACACGctcagtctttgtttttttgttgatgtttCCATTTCAGATTATGGGCATCTAGACAAACACACTTAATAGTCAGCCTGTctacaaaaaatttaaatttttggtttaatgcagCTCTCCTGCAATAAATGCCACTTTTACTGAGGATGtaatgttcagtttttgttggcCCTCTCCAGAGGTGTTCTCTTAAATTAAAGTGCAGCCTCTAAAGGCTGCACTTTGTGATGCTGTTGAATTGTATTGTGCTGAGATGTGTTTCTAATATTTCATCCACTTCAGATTTCAATAGACAACATAAGATATCCTAGTTCAAAGACACCTGTAAACTCTTAGGCAgcacttgatttttttatttttgtcatcctGGTTAAGGACGGTGTGAATCATGCTGTACTGCCGTCCCTCTGCATTTTGACCTTGACAAGATTCGGCTTAAAGCCATAACTCTTAAGAAAGCTGCTGGTTAAAGAATAGCTCTTTGTACAttcactgtaattaaaaaaaaaaaaaaaaaaaaaagacagtcaaTGCTGGAAAACATGCACTCATTTAACACTGGCAACTACTGAACCATACTCCCTGATCTGAAATGCCTGGATATAAAAATCCAGTGATACGACGACGCAGTGATCTGTAAAGTTTTGTAACCTCTGGGCAGACAATCGCTTTGATTCTGCTACTGACACGTTACCAGAGGCCTTACATTTCCCCTTTTCTGCCTTACATTGACCATTGCGTGGCAAGGCCGAGGATGAGCGCCGCTCACGCCCGAACAGACTTCACAGTGAAGGACGCTGTTCGTGTTGCTTCGTGGGAAAAGGCGGAAGCCATATTTTCTTAACAGGGCTTCGGTTTGTTTTACCTTTCAAAGGAAATTTACAAAAGGAGAAACGTGGGGGACATAATTCACCGACATTAGGCAATCCACCGCTGACTCTGTTCCCCGGGTCCTGCAATGACTCAAACGGTTATCATTCAGAGGCTGTATATGTGCAACATAATATCATGCTtggaaaatattttaactgtACAGGGTGTGTATTCTTGTAGGTTTTGGATAACTACATTTTATCCATTCCCTTGTGTTTTTATGTACAGTGTATAAAGAACATATAAAGAAATACTGTGTAATTTGGGCTTTTTTTCACACTCAGTGGAAACAAGCATGGATTCTTCAGAGAGCAGGAACTACTGAACTGACACTTTATTATTTACAAGgaaattaagttttatttagagaaatcaaagtaaaacaaaatttgAGACAGAGCTTGAATTGAACGTTTATCCGGGATTAATCCTTACTCAAAGCAAAGTTTTAGAGATTTTAAGATGCTTTTCTTGCACAATAAATGGAATATAATAATGGAACTAAATGACACTTGCTTTAGATGCTCAAagtattaaacaaaaaacaaaaaaaaaatcagtagcaATGTCTTTTCATAGAAATTAAAGATTTTCAAAAACAGGATACAAATAACATCCTTGTCAGCAGTTTCATGTAGGCACAATTTTCTGTCTACTCAACTACATCTGCCAACCATTACAGCTCGGCTCGGGGGGGGGAGGGGCACCATTATTGTTTACATCCAGTCTCACATGTGAGTGTTCTGCACAGCAATGCACATCAGTCTGATCAGCACAGATGTAAgatgacaaaaacaacaacataatgACTTCTACCTTGTGTACCTCAAGAGACCATCACAGTATTATTTTTGCATCATTGGCATCTGATATAAAATGCACCCTAGAAATACATTTTGTTCAATATTTGTTACTTTCAGCAGTCTGTCATTTCGGTTTAGTGAAGGTGTACTCAGGTTGAGAAAGCTGAACGGGATGTTATCTTCTACCTGTTGATTCCCAATTTTCTCTGAAAAGCGTCCCCGTCTCCCTTTGTAGCTTGCTGTGGGATGAATAGAGGCTCAGTGTGAACTAAATTATAACAGCGCATTATTGCAGTTGTAGCTGAAAAGGTTTCTGTTATACCTTGTTGATCTCTTTGTGTTTCTCCCGGCTGACTATCTCCTCTAtgatctctccctctcctctcaccAGTCtgtaagaaagcagaaaaaaaaagtcactaattTTAACATTGTGGGTGAATTCTTCTAAACTCCAGTCATGCAGCACACTCACCTCGTCCTCCCCGTTTCAGGGTCCACCACCTTACGGATCACGCTCTGCCTGGCTTCATACTCCTCTTTGGTGAGGGGCCTCTTAGTGGACAGCCGAGCCTTCTGCTCATCTGTCATGACTGGATTTATAAAGCACACTTAAAAAACTTTTGCTTACCAAACTGCTGAACAAGAAGGTAGgatggaccaaaaaaaaaaccaacatgagTAGATTAAAAcgaaaaaagtaaaatgcatGTTAGCTAACATATACAGTCATGGCTGGAAAAAAAGGCACAGGAGACAATGAAACAGACTCAAATGCCAGTGAGTGAAAATCAGTTGAGTGTAGTTTTAAAAGACtcagtggagggagcagatttgatTGTGAGGGGAATACTGTTCCACAGTTTGGGGGCAAAACAGAACACACGGTCTATTCTGAGACTCTGAGTGGGGGACAGAAGCATCTGATCAGCTGACAGGAGGGATCTGGAAGATAAATGTGGGTGTAGGAAGGAGCTAAACCTTCCTAACAGGAGGATCTTGAAATTGATTCTAAACCTCACTGACAACCAGTGGAGAGAAGCTAAAACGGGTGTAATATGATCTGTTTTTCGGGTGCCTGCGAGGAGCCgaaacagcagcattttgaacaagCTGGAGACGGCACAGAGAGGACTGACTGAAACCAGTGTAAAAGGTGAACTGCAGTAGTCCAAGCAGGAGGAAACGAGGGCATGAATGACAATTTAATGATCTCTCACAGAAGAAAAAGACTTCACTTTGATATGGAGCAGACATGGAAAAAGCTATTTTTAACCACGAGTCAATTTGTTTGTCAAACTTAAATTCAATTTTCTGAGCAACAGTGcttttaagaaaagaaagaaggggAAAATAACCAGATAATGTTATCAGGGTTAATATCAGGATTGGGCAAGGTGGAGGCAACACGTGGCtgggggcctggagcctatcccagccacCATAGGGTAAGAGGCGAAGTACACCCTAGACATGGTCTTTttgaactaaaataaaaataaaaaaatatatcatgtTTCAAAAGCTTCTTAATTAATCAAATATTctattcaactttatttatttagcgccaaatcaaacagtcacctcaatgcactttatattgtaatttgctgtatttatatagtgccaattgACAACAACAAGCCACTCAAGGtgcttatattgtaaggtaaagaccctacaataattgaaagaacccccaacaatcacatgacccccag
This sequence is a window from Archocentrus centrarchus isolate MPI-CPG fArcCen1 chromosome 9, fArcCen1, whole genome shotgun sequence. Protein-coding genes within it:
- the LOC115786089 gene encoding ADP-ribosylation factor-like protein 6-interacting protein 4 codes for the protein MTDEQKARLSTKRPLTKEEYEARQSVIRKVVDPETGRTRLVRGEGEIIEEIVSREKHKEINKQATKGDGDAFQRKLGINR